In the Flagellimonas sp. MMG031 genome, one interval contains:
- a CDS encoding histone deacetylase, whose product MLKIAYHPIYKHPLPEGHRFPMIKYELLPQQLLHEGTCTPANFFEPELPNDQDILAAHDATYYKDLVALDLSKSAARKIGFPLSTELVLRERIIADGTIKGCHFALENGIAMNIAGGTHHAYSNRGEAFCMLNDQAIGARYLLNKGLARKILIVDLDVHQGNGTAEIFQTDPSVFTFSMHGKGNYPFKKEVSDLDIPLEKGTTDEEYLSILKTTLPELLGQVQPDFIFYLCGVDVLESDKLGTLSMTLDGCKERDRFVLQSCFDAQIPVQCSMGGGYSPEIKVIVEAHANTFRLAQDMYEEF is encoded by the coding sequence ATGCTGAAAATAGCCTACCATCCTATTTACAAACACCCCTTGCCCGAAGGGCATCGCTTCCCCATGATCAAATATGAATTGTTGCCGCAACAATTATTGCATGAAGGAACCTGCACACCGGCCAACTTTTTTGAACCCGAACTTCCCAACGACCAAGACATTTTGGCTGCGCACGATGCCACTTACTACAAAGATTTGGTCGCGTTGGACCTTTCCAAGAGTGCCGCTCGCAAAATTGGATTTCCCCTCAGTACGGAACTGGTGCTTCGGGAACGCATTATTGCGGATGGCACCATAAAAGGTTGTCATTTCGCCCTCGAAAATGGTATTGCCATGAATATTGCAGGGGGAACGCACCATGCCTATTCCAATCGCGGTGAAGCTTTTTGCATGCTCAATGATCAGGCCATTGGTGCACGCTACCTGTTGAACAAAGGTTTGGCTCGAAAAATACTGATTGTGGATTTGGATGTGCACCAAGGCAATGGAACGGCTGAAATTTTCCAGACAGACCCTAGTGTTTTTACGTTCTCCATGCACGGCAAGGGCAACTATCCCTTCAAGAAAGAGGTTTCGGACTTGGACATTCCTTTGGAAAAAGGCACTACCGATGAAGAATATTTGTCCATCCTAAAAACCACCTTGCCCGAATTACTGGGGCAAGTACAGCCGGATTTTATCTTTTACCTGTGCGGGGTTGATGTGCTCGAATCGGATAAGTTGGGCACCCTTTCCATGACCTTGGATGGTTGCAAGGAACGCGACCGTTTTGTACTCCAAAGCTGTTTTGATGCCCAAATTCCTGTGCAATGCAGCATGGGCGGCGGGTATTCGCCAGAAATAAAGGTGATTGTGGAGGCACACGCCAATACTTTTCGCTTGGCCCAAGATATGTATGAAGAATTTTAG